Genomic window (Leptospira barantonii):
TTGCGATCTACATGGTTAAACCTTCTCCGTTCTGCTTTTTGGACGAGATCGACGCGGCTTTGGACGAAGCGAATAAACTTCGTTTCTGTCAGATCCTGGATAAGTTTAAGGACAAGTCTCAGTTCATCGTGATCACACACGCGCAGTCCACGATCAATCGCGCGAATTCTCTTTTCGGTGTTACGAACGAAGAACCGGGGATTTCCAGAATTCTTTCCTTGAAGTTGGACGAAGCGACCCAGGTCGCCGAAAAAGTTACGGAAGCGGCGGTTTAAAAACCGTCCCTTTCGTTTCGTGTTTCAATAAATTCTTTCTTAGATCGAAATCGTTTTCGGAAGCATTGGTTGTTCTGGCCATTGTCGTTGGTTCAGGTTGAGGCTTGTCGCCTCCTTTTTGGTTTATTCTTGATAATGATGTAGTATATCTTCCGCGGTTAAGAATCGAATCGGGTTTGGTATGAATTCGAGCGTCTTTGTAATCCGGTTTTGGACAAGATCTAAGTTCCAGATATAACTGTAAGAATCTTGAAAGGTGGGACATCCTACATTCATTGTTTCATCGATAGAATTTCCGACGCCGGATTCATCGAGCCAAATCATATAGTTCACCAAAAAACAACGTGAAACTCCGTGTGCGGCGGCAATAACACCTAAAATCGCCCAAACTCCGGTGTCGATTCTCATGTTCAAACGAACCAGTTTTCCAACGTCCCTTTGATACAAAGTTTTCCGCGCGTTGGCATTGATTCTTTTCTTAGAAATCAAAAATTTTTGATATCTTCGCAAAAGAGGAAGAATTCTTTTCGGAAGAAGTTTCCGTTTTTCCGGTGTTAAATTCTGCAAATAACTTTCCGGAAAGAGAATCGTTTCAACATTCGAACGCTCAGAGCCGCTTGGAACCAGAATCGATTGAATTTTTTGATCGATGTCGAGATAGATAGCCGCCATATCCGATACGGTTTCGAGAACCTTCGACGCGTACGCATTCTCGTTGAAAAATTTAATAAAAAAAGAAAACCGTCAAGCGCACGGATGTAAGGATCTTGACGGCGCGGGGATTCCTGAAGATTTCTACAGAAGAATGTCCTCATCCCCCGACAA
Coding sequences:
- a CDS encoding DUF1564 domain-containing protein; translation: MAAIYLDIDQKIQSILVPSGSERSNVETILFPESYLQNLTPEKRKLLPKRILPLLRRYQKFLISKKRINANARKTLYQRDVGKLVRLNMRIDTGVWAILGVIAAAHGVSRCFLVNYMIWLDESGVGNSIDETMNVGCPTFQDSYSYIWNLDLVQNRITKTLEFIPNPIRFLTAEDILHHYQE